A region from the Leptolyngbya iicbica LK genome encodes:
- a CDS encoding cupin domain-containing protein, which yields MKIHADFSQRAVVNSQELPWVESPMPGVQRRMLERVGEEVARATSVVRYAPGSYFSAHTHGGGEEFIVLEGVFSDEHGDFGPGTYVRNPVGSSHTPYSKEGATILVKLWQMDPDDQTQVTLDTRRAQWSPGLVDGLQVLPLHAYGTEQVALVRWAPGTHFQAHRHWGGEEIFVLEGTFADEHGTYPQGCWLRNPHGSIHTPYSDEGCLIYVKTGHLAGQLLTPVAVGGVA from the coding sequence ATGAAAATCCACGCTGACTTTAGCCAACGCGCCGTCGTAAACAGTCAAGAATTGCCCTGGGTCGAATCCCCGATGCCGGGTGTGCAGCGCCGGATGCTTGAGCGGGTCGGCGAAGAAGTTGCCCGTGCTACTTCTGTCGTGCGTTACGCGCCTGGCAGCTATTTTTCCGCGCATACTCACGGCGGTGGCGAAGAGTTCATCGTGCTGGAGGGAGTGTTTTCAGATGAGCACGGCGATTTTGGCCCTGGCACTTATGTTCGTAATCCAGTGGGGTCTAGTCATACGCCCTACAGCAAAGAGGGAGCCACAATTTTGGTGAAGTTGTGGCAAATGGATCCTGATGACCAAACTCAGGTCACGCTTGATACTCGTAGAGCTCAATGGTCTCCCGGTTTAGTGGATGGACTACAGGTATTGCCTTTGCATGCCTACGGCACTGAACAGGTCGCCCTGGTCAGATGGGCACCGGGCACACACTTTCAGGCCCATCGTCACTGGGGCGGCGAAGAAATTTTTGTGCTAGAAGGGACGTTTGCCGATGAGCATGGCACATATCCCCAAGGCTGCTGGTTGCGGAATCCTCACGGCAGCATCCACACTCCGTACAGTGACGAGGGTTGTCTGATTTATGTCAAGACTGGGCACCTTGCTGGGCAGCTTTTGACCCCAGTAGCGGTGGGAGGTGTCGCATGA
- a CDS encoding OsmC family protein, giving the protein MTSVRVTSNDSHFGQDVTIRQFRLAADEPPTLGGDDAGPTPCEWMLTALGSCKAITLKMYAERKGWKLDRVSVDLTYEAQAGEAKIEANLTLEGDLTEEQRQRLREISDRCPVQKLLKQPTQIQTQLLAQTPD; this is encoded by the coding sequence ATGACTTCCGTACGGGTAACGTCTAATGATTCTCACTTTGGGCAGGATGTCACGATCCGCCAATTTCGGCTGGCGGCGGATGAACCGCCGACTCTGGGGGGCGATGATGCTGGCCCGACGCCTTGCGAGTGGATGCTGACTGCACTGGGGTCTTGTAAGGCGATCACCCTCAAAATGTATGCTGAGCGCAAAGGCTGGAAGCTCGATCGCGTGAGTGTCGATTTAACCTATGAAGCGCAAGCCGGAGAGGCAAAGATTGAGGCTAACTTGACTCTCGAAGGTGACTTGACGGAAGAACAACGACAACGACTGCGCGAAATTAGCGATCGCTGCCCGGTCCAAAAGCTGCTCAAACAACCGACTCAGATACAGACCCAGTTGCTCGCCCAGACGCCAGATTAA
- a CDS encoding DUF1823 family protein, translated as MDQLPPLTTDTLWDILHEKLADDTVNQLVWHYLGYRYDATQETWDTSAVAPTWVEKYPTPPNFIDSRPATVQLTRSIPKANKQLLKEYLGFKGYSVDQLVPRLTRRATMTNWLLSYMQEQGLLS; from the coding sequence ATGGATCAACTACCGCCCCTCACCACCGATACCCTCTGGGATATTTTGCATGAAAAGTTGGCCGACGACACGGTCAATCAGCTGGTTTGGCATTATTTGGGCTATCGCTACGATGCCACCCAAGAGACGTGGGACACCAGCGCCGTTGCCCCAACTTGGGTAGAAAAGTACCCCACCCCGCCCAACTTTATCGATAGCCGTCCGGCAACAGTGCAACTCACCCGCTCTATTCCGAAAGCCAATAAGCAGCTGCTAAAGGAATACCTGGGCTTTAAGGGCTACAGCGTCGATCAGCTGGTGCCCCGACTCACACGGCGGGCCACGATGACCAACTGGTTGCTGAGTTACATGCAAGAGCAAGGTCTATTGTCGTAA
- a CDS encoding FIST signal transduction protein yields MPETLQSMQWVSALSTQVSLELAVRDLAEQIQAQLHTAPDLGLVFISDAYGSEFARLLPLLEEALPLPCLIGCSGGGVVGTPPNSTAQEVEHCPGISLCVASLPGAKIQPFALTAEDLPDLDSPPDAWVQKIGVSPADQPSFILLADPFTASITELLQGLDFAYPGAVKVGGLATGSPLQRESSLFWNGTRQTEGVVGVALSGNVTLDAIVAQGCRPIGRPFRIAAGDRNIVLELEECDDFGGDTQTPLAALQDILKNLSEADRELAQDSLHVGIVQDGFKQDLQPGDFLIRNLLGVDPRLGALAIGDRVRVGQRLQFHLRDARTSADDLETLLIRYRSEHKLDADTPLGALMFACLGRGEGLYQKPNFDAQLFQEFVGDLPLGGFFCGGEIGPVGGTTFLHGYTSVFGICRPIDQEAS; encoded by the coding sequence GTGCCCGAAACCCTTCAATCCATGCAGTGGGTGAGTGCCCTATCGACCCAAGTCTCTTTAGAGCTGGCCGTGCGCGACCTGGCCGAACAAATTCAGGCGCAGCTGCATACGGCTCCTGATTTGGGCCTGGTTTTTATTTCCGATGCCTATGGCAGTGAGTTTGCTCGGTTGCTGCCGCTGTTAGAAGAAGCGCTGCCGCTGCCCTGCTTGATTGGCTGTAGTGGTGGCGGTGTAGTGGGCACGCCCCCCAACAGCACGGCCCAAGAAGTTGAACACTGTCCCGGCATTAGCCTTTGTGTCGCGTCCTTGCCGGGTGCCAAGATTCAACCCTTTGCCCTAACAGCCGAGGATTTGCCCGATTTAGACAGTCCTCCTGATGCCTGGGTGCAAAAAATTGGCGTCTCACCCGCCGATCAGCCGAGTTTCATTTTGTTGGCTGATCCCTTTACCGCGAGCATCACTGAGCTGTTGCAAGGACTTGATTTTGCTTATCCAGGGGCGGTTAAAGTGGGGGGCTTAGCTACTGGCAGCCCCCTGCAACGAGAAAGCAGCCTCTTTTGGAATGGCACGCGACAAACCGAGGGCGTCGTCGGTGTCGCATTATCGGGCAACGTCACTTTGGACGCGATCGTGGCCCAGGGCTGCCGTCCTATCGGTCGCCCCTTTCGCATTGCGGCGGGCGATCGCAACATCGTGCTCGAACTCGAAGAATGCGACGACTTTGGGGGCGACACCCAAACCCCTCTGGCCGCCCTGCAAGACATTCTGAAAAACCTTAGCGAGGCCGATCGCGAACTCGCCCAAGATTCCTTGCATGTCGGCATCGTCCAAGACGGCTTTAAGCAAGATCTGCAGCCCGGCGATTTTCTCATTCGTAACTTACTCGGCGTTGATCCGCGTTTGGGAGCCCTGGCCATCGGCGATCGCGTGCGCGTTGGTCAGCGCTTGCAGTTTCATTTGCGCGATGCCCGCACCTCAGCCGACGACCTCGAAACGTTGCTGATTCGATATCGCAGCGAGCATAAGTTGGACGCTGACACCCCCTTGGGCGCGTTGATGTTTGCTTGCCTGGGCCGAGGCGAGGGCCTGTATCAAAAGCCCAATTTTGATGCTCAGCTATTTCAGGAGTTTGTGGGCGATTTACCTCTGGGCGGTTTCTTTTGCGGGGGCGAAATCGGCCCGGTGGGCGGCACCACGTTTTTGCACGGTTACACGTCTGTCTTTGGCATTTGTCGTCCCATCGACCAAGAAGCATCCTAA
- a CDS encoding Calvin cycle protein CP12, with translation MSNNIQEKIQEELQAARNACDTSGASSSECAAAWDAVEELQAEASHQRVGGPKKTSLEAYCDANPEADECRVYED, from the coding sequence ATGAGCAACAACATTCAAGAGAAAATTCAAGAAGAGCTGCAAGCGGCTCGAAATGCTTGCGACACCTCTGGCGCCAGTTCGTCGGAATGCGCTGCCGCTTGGGATGCCGTTGAAGAACTACAAGCAGAAGCCTCTCACCAGCGAGTCGGTGGCCCCAAAAAGACTTCCCTGGAAGCCTACTGCGACGCCAACCCGGAAGCTGACGAGTGCCGGGTTTACGAAGATTAA
- a CDS encoding diflavin flavoprotein, whose amino-acid sequence MVVAAPQTQKRLTMQVEPNIAADTTAMRSLDWDRDRFDIEFGLQNGTTYNSFLIRGEKTALVDTSHAKFRELYLETLKGQIDPAEIDYLIISHTEPDHSGLVRDVLALAPNATVVGAKVALQFLEDLVHQPFEKMQVKNGDQLDLGNGHVLEFVNAPNLHWPDTIFTYDHHSQVLFTCDAFGLHYCSDDVYDADLAAISPDFRFYYECLMAPNARSVLSAMKRMDKLPEITTVATGHGPLLRHHLTELTERYRSWSQEKSQAETMVAVFYMSDYGYSDRISQAIARGITKTGVAVEMMDLRSADPQEVNELVGRARGLVIGMPPASGATVAQAALGTILAAVSDKQAVGLFESYGGDDEPIDTLATRLQDLELRVGFDPIRIKDTPDEGIYQLCDEAGTDFGQLLAQAKKLKKLKSLNAEMEKALGRISSGLYIITAQKGDVSSAMLASWVSQASFQPLGFTVAVAKDRAIESLMQVGDTFVLNILEEGNYAALMKHFLKRFPPGGDRFAGIRTRPAENGSPILGDALAYLECTVTSRMEVSDHWIVYCTVDEGKVSDPDGVTAVHHRKVGTYY is encoded by the coding sequence ATGGTCGTAGCCGCACCCCAAACCCAAAAACGCCTCACGATGCAGGTGGAGCCGAATATCGCCGCCGATACCACGGCAATGCGATCGCTCGACTGGGATCGCGATCGCTTCGACATCGAGTTTGGCCTACAAAATGGCACCACTTACAACTCGTTTCTGATTCGCGGCGAAAAGACGGCGCTGGTGGATACCTCCCACGCAAAGTTCCGCGAACTCTATTTGGAGACGTTGAAAGGCCAGATTGATCCTGCCGAAATCGACTACCTCATCATCAGCCACACCGAACCTGACCATAGCGGCCTCGTGCGCGATGTGCTGGCCCTGGCCCCTAACGCCACGGTGGTGGGCGCTAAAGTTGCGCTCCAGTTCCTCGAAGACCTGGTGCATCAGCCCTTCGAAAAAATGCAGGTCAAAAATGGCGACCAGCTCGATTTGGGCAACGGCCACGTGCTGGAATTCGTCAACGCGCCGAACCTGCACTGGCCCGACACCATTTTTACGTATGACCATCACAGCCAGGTGCTCTTTACCTGCGATGCCTTTGGTCTGCACTATTGCAGCGACGACGTGTATGACGCCGACCTGGCCGCCATCTCCCCCGATTTTCGCTTCTATTACGAATGTCTGATGGCGCCCAATGCGCGGTCGGTGCTCTCGGCCATGAAGCGCATGGACAAGCTGCCAGAAATCACCACCGTTGCGACGGGGCACGGGCCGCTGCTGCGCCATCACCTGACCGAATTGACCGAGCGCTATCGTAGCTGGAGCCAGGAAAAGAGTCAGGCCGAAACGATGGTCGCCGTCTTCTACATGTCGGACTATGGCTATAGCGATCGCATCTCCCAAGCGATCGCCCGCGGCATCACCAAAACCGGCGTCGCCGTCGAAATGATGGATCTGCGATCCGCTGATCCTCAAGAGGTAAACGAATTGGTGGGTCGGGCTCGGGGCCTCGTTATCGGTATGCCGCCTGCCTCTGGTGCCACCGTGGCCCAAGCTGCCCTCGGCACGATTTTGGCCGCCGTCAGTGACAAGCAAGCAGTGGGACTGTTTGAGTCTTACGGCGGCGACGACGAACCCATCGACACCCTGGCGACGCGGCTCCAAGATTTGGAATTGCGGGTCGGCTTCGACCCGATTCGGATCAAAGACACCCCCGACGAGGGCATCTACCAGCTCTGTGATGAAGCGGGTACTGACTTTGGCCAACTGCTGGCCCAAGCCAAAAAGCTGAAAAAGCTGAAGTCCCTCAACGCGGAGATGGAAAAAGCCCTGGGCCGCATTAGCAGCGGGTTGTACATTATCACCGCGCAAAAAGGCGATGTTTCCAGTGCCATGCTGGCGTCGTGGGTGTCTCAAGCCAGCTTCCAACCCTTAGGCTTCACCGTGGCGGTGGCGAAAGACCGGGCGATCGAGTCCTTAATGCAGGTGGGCGATACCTTTGTGCTCAACATTTTGGAAGAGGGCAACTACGCGGCGCTGATGAAGCATTTCTTGAAGCGCTTTCCACCCGGGGGCGATCGCTTTGCAGGTATCCGCACCCGACCGGCAGAAAACGGCTCGCCCATCCTCGGCGATGCTCTCGCTTATCTGGAATGTACCGTCACCAGCCGCATGGAAGTCAGCGACCACTGGATCGTCTACTGCACGGTGGACGAGGGCAAAGTCTCTGACCCAGATGGCGTCACTGCCGTTCACCATCGCAAAGTGGGCACCTATTACTAA
- a CDS encoding tRNA (5-methylaminomethyl-2-thiouridine)(34)-methyltransferase MnmD, with amino-acid sequence MATNPFTIEPTADGSATFYSDTFGEWFHSRSGAYDEARHTYVQATRLVERAQNQGQITILDVCYGLGYNTAAALEAIWAVQPDLPIRLVGLELDMTVPQAAIAQGLLKDWPEAVQAALGAIARPHPKSLSQNWGRDFLELPHLNAELLIGDARQQIQTLVAQNFQADVVFLDPFSPPRCPQLWTVEFLGLVAQCLHPQGILATYSCAAAVRAALQLAGLHIGSLAAPGRRWPSTLASYGEGNLPPLSQQELEHLQTRAAVPYRDPTLKDDAATIQQRRSQEQAQSTLQSTGEWRRRWLSS; translated from the coding sequence ATGGCCACCAACCCATTCACCATTGAACCGACGGCAGACGGTAGCGCCACGTTCTATTCCGACACGTTTGGGGAATGGTTTCACAGTCGCAGCGGGGCTTACGACGAGGCTCGCCACACCTATGTGCAGGCGACGCGGTTAGTCGAACGCGCCCAAAACCAGGGCCAAATCACCATTCTGGACGTGTGCTACGGCTTGGGCTACAACACGGCGGCGGCGCTGGAGGCGATTTGGGCGGTGCAGCCCGATCTGCCCATTCGCCTGGTGGGGCTGGAGTTAGATATGACGGTGCCCCAAGCCGCGATCGCCCAAGGACTACTCAAAGATTGGCCCGAGGCGGTACAAGCGGCTCTGGGGGCGATCGCTCGCCCTCACCCCAAATCCCTCTCCCAAAATTGGGGGAGGGACTTTCTGGAATTGCCTCATTTAAATGCAGAACTCCTCATCGGCGATGCGCGGCAGCAGATTCAAACGTTGGTGGCGCAAAATTTTCAGGCGGATGTCGTGTTTCTCGATCCGTTTTCGCCGCCCCGGTGTCCGCAGTTGTGGACGGTGGAATTTCTCGGTTTGGTGGCCCAATGTCTGCACCCGCAAGGGATATTGGCGACTTACTCCTGCGCGGCGGCGGTGCGGGCAGCACTGCAACTGGCGGGATTGCACATCGGTTCGCTGGCGGCTCCTGGTCGGCGCTGGCCAAGCACTCTGGCCAGTTATGGCGAGGGCAATTTGCCGCCGCTCTCGCAGCAAGAGCTAGAACATTTGCAGACCCGGGCGGCGGTGCCCTATCGCGACCCAACACTGAAGGATGACGCGGCGACAATTCAACAACGGCGATCGCAAGAGCAGGCCCAATCCACACTTCAATCCACAGGAGAGTGGCGGCGACGGTGGCTAAGTTCTTAG
- a CDS encoding hydantoinase/oxoprolinase family protein has translation MKLIGVDIGGTFTDLILADVAQQQTWIHKVPTTVEDPSIGMIQGIQTLCEMAEADYGDIEHVLHGTTIATNTLLTHDGARTGMITTEGYRDIVHIGRHQRPQHYSIMQDIPWQARPLVKRRDRKVVPERLDPRGEVLTPLDEDAARTAIQELKEAGVESVAICFLNSYFDSRHEDRVAELAQELFPEAFITTSASIFPQFREFERFTTTCINAFVGPKVKRYIQNLSRSLKEQSVRGELHIMRSNGGVATAEVAGEQPVTLLLSGLAAGVLGGAAAGERSQRDRLITFDMGGTSTDIGIVTERGFAEATARDTWIAGYPVMVPMIDVHTIGAGGGSIAYVDEGGAFRVGPRSAGAEPGPVCYDKGGTEVTVTDANVVLNRLDPDHFLGGEMAIYPDKAFAAVQALVDRVGLDLYETAAGILTIVNNNMANAIRSRTIQKGQDPRQFALVAQGGAGPLHAAEVARSLGIPEVIVPRYPGITSAMGLLTTDLKHDLIQNEFTLSTDPHLDKLNADLQALEDQVIEQLRADGFSADQMTLQRFADCRYVGQGYELRAIVPNGELDEAALQSVWQQFHDLHTAEYGHSFPENPVELVTLRVTGTGPMPKLAGLPVPAEGQVEDAWLKTAVTYFRVDGQLEKYSTNFFERDRLPIGGEIEGPAVIFQKDSTILLPPHSHTTVEANGNLLIRLAAASATDPSMAMAAAV, from the coding sequence ATGAAACTCATCGGTGTGGATATCGGCGGCACGTTTACCGACCTGATTTTGGCGGATGTCGCCCAGCAGCAGACCTGGATTCACAAAGTCCCTACCACCGTTGAAGACCCCTCCATTGGCATGATTCAGGGCATTCAAACCCTGTGTGAAATGGCCGAGGCAGACTATGGCGACATCGAGCATGTGCTCCACGGCACGACGATCGCCACCAACACCCTGCTCACCCACGACGGCGCCCGCACGGGGATGATCACCACCGAGGGCTATCGCGACATCGTGCACATTGGGCGGCACCAGCGCCCCCAGCACTACTCAATCATGCAGGATATTCCCTGGCAGGCACGGCCCCTGGTGAAACGGCGCGATCGCAAAGTCGTGCCCGAACGCCTCGACCCGCGCGGCGAAGTACTGACCCCGCTAGATGAAGATGCTGCCCGCACCGCCATCCAGGAGTTGAAAGAAGCGGGCGTAGAATCCGTTGCCATCTGCTTCCTCAACTCCTACTTCGACTCTCGCCACGAAGACCGGGTGGCCGAACTCGCCCAGGAACTGTTCCCCGAGGCGTTCATCACTACCAGCGCTAGCATCTTTCCCCAGTTCCGCGAGTTTGAGCGGTTCACCACCACCTGCATCAACGCCTTCGTCGGCCCCAAGGTAAAGCGCTACATCCAGAACCTCAGCCGCAGTTTGAAGGAACAGTCCGTGCGGGGCGAATTGCACATCATGCGCTCCAACGGCGGCGTGGCGACGGCAGAGGTCGCAGGTGAGCAACCCGTCACGTTGCTACTGTCGGGACTCGCAGCGGGTGTATTAGGAGGCGCGGCGGCGGGGGAAAGATCGCAGCGCGATCGCCTCATCACCTTTGACATGGGCGGCACCAGCACCGACATCGGCATCGTTACCGAGCGGGGCTTTGCCGAAGCCACCGCCCGCGACACCTGGATTGCGGGCTATCCCGTCATGGTGCCGATGATCGACGTGCATACTATTGGCGCGGGGGGCGGCAGCATCGCCTATGTGGATGAGGGCGGCGCGTTCCGGGTAGGGCCGCGCAGTGCTGGAGCCGAACCGGGTCCCGTTTGCTACGACAAAGGCGGCACCGAAGTCACCGTCACCGACGCTAACGTGGTGCTGAATCGTCTCGATCCCGACCATTTCCTCGGTGGCGAAATGGCGATCTATCCCGACAAAGCCTTCGCTGCCGTCCAAGCCCTCGTCGATCGCGTCGGCCTCGACCTTTACGAAACCGCCGCAGGCATTCTCACCATCGTTAACAACAACATGGCGAATGCCATCCGCTCTCGCACCATTCAAAAAGGGCAAGATCCCCGGCAGTTCGCGCTCGTGGCCCAGGGAGGCGCAGGACCACTCCACGCGGCGGAAGTGGCGCGATCGCTGGGCATTCCCGAAGTGATTGTGCCGCGCTATCCCGGCATCACCTCAGCGATGGGGCTGCTCACCACCGACCTCAAGCACGACCTGATTCAGAACGAGTTCACCCTCAGCACTGACCCGCATTTGGATAAGCTCAACGCCGATCTGCAAGCGTTGGAAGATCAGGTCATCGAACAGCTGCGAGCCGATGGCTTTAGTGCCGATCAGATGACGTTGCAGCGATTTGCCGACTGTCGCTATGTGGGGCAGGGGTACGAGTTGCGGGCGATCGTCCCGAATGGGGAACTGGATGAAGCGGCGCTCCAAAGCGTGTGGCAACAGTTCCACGACCTACATACCGCCGAATACGGTCACTCCTTCCCCGAAAATCCGGTGGAGCTAGTCACTCTGCGCGTCACGGGCACTGGCCCCATGCCGAAACTTGCAGGGCTACCCGTCCCGGCTGAAGGCCAGGTGGAAGATGCATGGCTCAAAACTGCGGTCACCTACTTCCGGGTTGATGGTCAATTGGAGAAGTATTCGACGAACTTTTTTGAACGCGATCGCCTTCCCATCGGTGGTGAAATTGAAGGCCCAGCGGTCATCTTCCAAAAAGATTCCACCATTCTGCTGCCCCCCCACAGCCATACCACCGTGGAGGCGAATGGTAATTTGCTGATTCGTTTGGCAGCGGCGTCAGCGACTGACCCCAGTATGGCTATGGCCGCCGCCGTGTAA
- a CDS encoding DUF2949 domain-containing protein, protein MSQQSQLIEFLQHELAVPTEAIALGLRRSASSPNLLPIVLWQYGLVTTHQLDQIYDWLEASIMT, encoded by the coding sequence ATGAGTCAGCAAAGCCAGTTGATTGAGTTTCTCCAACATGAATTGGCGGTTCCGACTGAGGCGATCGCCCTGGGGCTGAGGCGGTCGGCGTCATCGCCTAACCTGTTGCCCATCGTGCTCTGGCAATATGGCTTGGTGACGACCCATCAACTCGACCAAATCTACGATTGGCTAGAAGCCAGCATCATGACTTGA
- the fghA gene encoding S-formylglutathione hydrolase — protein sequence MTSPHTLTQTSRQRSFGGWQDVYQHHSDVLACDMNFAVYLPPQAEAQSCPVVYWLSGLTCTEQNFITKAGAQQYAAQHGLIIVAPDTSPRGCKLPGEDDSYDFGSSAGFYLNATQEPWAQHYRMYDYVVTELPGAIAANFPIRETHQGIMGHSMGGYGALMIALRNPGRFKSVSAFAPIVAPPQVPWGKKAFSNYLGSTLSDWLAYDPTHLVKTAPERLPILIDQGDADSFLKEQLQPELFAAACQAVNHPLTLRMQPGYDHSYYFIASFMGDHLAHHAATLVP from the coding sequence ATGACTTCTCCCCATACTCTGACGCAAACCTCTCGCCAGCGTAGCTTTGGCGGTTGGCAAGATGTATATCAGCACCACTCTGACGTGCTGGCTTGTGACATGAACTTTGCAGTTTACCTGCCGCCCCAAGCTGAGGCCCAGTCCTGTCCGGTGGTGTATTGGCTAAGTGGACTGACCTGTACCGAGCAAAATTTCATCACCAAGGCCGGAGCCCAGCAATATGCAGCGCAGCACGGGCTGATTATCGTTGCGCCCGATACGAGTCCTCGGGGTTGTAAGCTGCCGGGGGAAGATGACAGCTACGACTTTGGCAGCAGTGCCGGATTTTATCTGAATGCCACGCAGGAGCCCTGGGCGCAGCATTACCGGATGTATGACTACGTGGTGACAGAATTGCCGGGAGCGATCGCGGCCAACTTTCCAATTCGCGAGACCCATCAAGGCATCATGGGCCACTCCATGGGTGGCTATGGCGCGCTGATGATTGCCCTCCGCAATCCGGGACGCTTCAAAAGTGTGTCGGCGTTTGCGCCAATCGTGGCTCCGCCGCAGGTGCCCTGGGGCAAAAAAGCCTTTAGCAATTACCTGGGCAGTACCCTATCCGATTGGCTAGCTTACGACCCGACTCACTTGGTCAAGACGGCCCCCGAACGGCTGCCCATTTTGATCGACCAGGGCGATGCTGACTCATTTCTCAAAGAGCAGCTGCAACCGGAGTTATTTGCCGCAGCGTGTCAGGCGGTCAACCATCCCCTAACCCTCCGAATGCAGCCCGGTTATGACCACAGCTATTACTTCATCGCCAGCTTCATGGGCGATCACTTAGCACACCATGCTGCGACGTTAGTTCCGTAA
- a CDS encoding DUF2949 domain-containing protein, whose product MQSVATSRNAHLIQFLQNELDIPPAAINVAMRHYEQDPGPLPMVLWQYGLVSLDQLEQIYDWLEVA is encoded by the coding sequence GTGCAGAGCGTCGCCACCAGCCGAAATGCTCATTTGATTCAGTTTTTGCAGAATGAGCTCGATATTCCACCCGCTGCCATTAACGTGGCTATGCGCCATTACGAACAAGATCCTGGCCCGTTGCCAATGGTGCTCTGGCAATATGGTTTAGTCTCACTCGACCAGCTTGAGCAAATCTACGACTGGCTAGAAGTGGCTTAA
- the pyrC gene encoding dihydroorotase, whose amino-acid sequence MTDLTITRPDDWHLHLRDGATLKAVLPHTVRQFARAIVMPNLKPPVRSVADATAYRDRILAVIPPGQTFEPLMTLYLTDNTSPDEIMAAQATSFIKAVKYYPAGATTNSDSGVTDMRNCDRVFEAMQQVDMPLLLHGEVTDAGVDMFDREKVFIHQHLIPLKERYPQLRVVLEHVTTADAVEFVNATDRMAATITPQHLLFSRNILFQGGLRPHYYCLPILKRETHRQALLQAATSGNPKFFLGTDSAPHARGDKESACGCAGCFSALHAIELYAEAFESVDALDKLEGFASFYGPDFYQLPRNTEQITLTKTPWQIPDAVPLGTTELVPLRAGEKLSWQMA is encoded by the coding sequence ATGACAGACCTGACAATTACTCGGCCCGACGACTGGCATCTCCATTTACGCGATGGCGCAACCCTCAAGGCAGTGCTGCCGCACACTGTGCGCCAATTTGCCCGCGCCATCGTCATGCCCAATCTCAAACCACCCGTGCGTTCCGTCGCTGACGCTACGGCTTATCGCGATCGCATTCTTGCCGTGATTCCCCCTGGGCAAACTTTCGAACCGTTGATGACGCTGTATCTGACGGACAATACTAGCCCCGACGAAATTATGGCCGCCCAGGCCACCTCGTTTATCAAAGCGGTGAAGTACTATCCGGCTGGGGCGACGACCAATTCAGACTCCGGCGTGACGGATATGCGTAACTGCGATCGCGTCTTTGAAGCGATGCAGCAGGTCGACATGCCACTACTGCTGCACGGCGAAGTCACCGATGCCGGGGTGGATATGTTCGATCGCGAAAAGGTGTTCATCCACCAGCACCTTATCCCGTTAAAAGAGCGCTATCCACAACTGCGAGTCGTATTGGAACATGTCACCACTGCCGATGCCGTCGAGTTTGTAAACGCCACGGATCGGATGGCCGCCACCATCACCCCCCAACATTTGCTGTTTAGCCGCAACATTTTGTTTCAGGGTGGCCTGCGCCCGCATTACTATTGCCTACCCATTTTGAAACGCGAAACCCATCGCCAAGCCCTGCTGCAAGCAGCGACTTCCGGCAACCCCAAATTCTTCTTAGGCACCGACAGCGCCCCCCATGCACGAGGTGATAAAGAGAGTGCCTGTGGCTGTGCGGGCTGCTTTTCAGCTTTGCATGCGATCGAACTCTATGCCGAGGCGTTTGAAAGCGTGGACGCCTTAGATAAGTTAGAAGGCTTCGCTAGCTTCTACGGGCCAGACTTTTACCAGCTGCCCCGCAATACGGAACAAATTACCTTAACTAAAACACCTTGGCAGATTCCTGATGCCGTGCCATTGGGAACAACGGAATTGGTGCCGCTCAGAGCTGGAGAAAAGCTGTCGTGGCAAATGGCCTAA